From a single Apium graveolens cultivar Ventura chromosome 2, ASM990537v1, whole genome shotgun sequence genomic region:
- the LOC141707952 gene encoding early nodulin-like protein 14 yields MKMGVFHTFLCLLLVTLSYIISLSNAYSFSAGGKDGWILSPSESYDAWSKRQRFVIGDIITFKYTQGVDSVLAVNKNDFDTCNINNPITKMDDGNSVFKLDKAGPFYFISGNKSNCDQGQKLNLVVISPKSHHMGSPIASPPAPAAMSPEIPAMPSSPTMSMPGSEAPMSMPGMGASASTPTGAPPPTSFAAAKSTPSVAIVASIWIVTSLALGSFVITY; encoded by the exons ATGAAAATGGGTGTTTTTCATACATTTCTGTGTCTCTTGTTGGTAACATTGTCTTACATCATCTCACTGTCAAATGCATATAGTTTTAGTGCTGGAGGTAAAGATGGGTGGATACTAAGCCCTTCTGAGAGCTATGATGCTTGGTCTAAAAGACAGAGGTTTGTTATTGGCGACATTATCA CTTTCAAATACACACAGGGGGTGGACTCTGTCTTGGCTGTGAACAAAAATGATTTTGACACCTGTAACATAAACAATCCAATTACCAAGATGGATGATGGTAATTCAGTTTTCAAGCTAGATAAAGCAGGCCCTTTTTATTTCATCTCCGGAAATAAGTCAAACTGTGATCAAGGTCAAAAGCTCAATCTTGTTGTTATATCCCCCAAGAGCCACCACATGGGCAGCCCCATAGCTTCACCACCTGCTCCTGCAGCAATGTCACCAGAGATTCCAGCCATGCCTTCTTCTCCAACCATGTCCATGCCGGGAAGTGAGGCTCCAATGTCAATGCCGGGAATGGGTGCATCAGCATCCACTCCGACAGGGGCGCCACCTCCAACATCATTTGCTGCTGCGAAATCTACTCCTTCAGTTGCCATTGTTGCATCAATTTGGATTGTTACAAGCTTGGCACTAGGTAGCTTTGTTATAACTTATTAA